The nucleotide sequence ACTTGTTCCCAGCTGGGATGAAAATCACAGCCTACAATCATCATGCGAGGGCTCCTTCCTCCCCAGCAGCCTTGGTCCTTAACCAAAGACTACCGGGTCGAGTCGGAGCCTTCGCTGTTATCCAATCAACGTTCGCGCCCGTCTTTGGCGCGTACGTGGGGAAACGAAGGTTGAACTACGGCGTGGCCGCCAGCACTTTGCTGACGTTCTGCCACAAATCGGCGGCGGCGGCCTCTGCCTGTTTCTCCGCCTCTTTGTTCCACTTTTTCTGCGCCTTCATGTTCTTCTCCACCAGGTCGGTGAAGGCGCGGCGGAATTTCTTTTCGTCCATCTTCTCCTGGCTGGCCCAGATGGACCATTGCATCAGGCTGTCCAGGGTGGTCAGCTTGGGCCGCGCCTGGCCGGTGAGGAACTGGGTGTAGGCGGAACTGATCAGGCGGCGCGAGCGTAGTTCTTCCCCGCTCTCTTTGGGTGAGGCGAACTTGTAGGAGGTGTTCCTGGCCGGCGCCAGCTTCTCCAGCTCCAGGCAGAAGGCACGCAGGTTGAACGTGGCTTCGCCGCTCTCCGGCACGGCAAAGTGCATGGCGCCGGGTGGAGAGACCGAGCGCGCCGCCACCTCCGCTGTGGTTCCTTCCGTCATCATCTTCTGGAAGTCTTTGAGCGCGGGACCGCCACCGCCCAGGATGCCCGCAATCACCCTTCCGATGAACCCTTTGGGCTTCAGCACCGCGCCGTGCGGCACGAAGACCTCCACCGGACACGGCCGCAGGTTGCGCACGCGCACCTGGAACGCTTCGCCGGTCGAGGTGCCCAGGCCGGTGACTTCGTACTTGAGGTCGTCCTTGTCGTCGCCATCCATCTGCGTGAGGTCGACAGCGCCTCCGCAATCGGGTTCGAAGTCGAACGGGCCGGGGCTCAGCGGCAGCGCACCCGGCTGGGCGGGCCGCGGCGGCGTGGGCGGGTGTCCGCGGCGCACGATGGTGAACTCGCCGGCCAGCAGGTACACTACGCCCACTACTTTGGGATCAATGTTGCGCACGCCGGTGATGCGCTCCAGGCCGTAGACGATGGTCTCTTCGACAGCGTGGAAGTCGGCCAGCGTGGGCTGCTGCATATTGGGGCCGGGCAGCGCGCCGGGCGTGAGGTCAGCGAGCGTGTTGATCTGGTTGGCCGCGGCGCTGCTGCGCGTGGCGTCGATGGCGAACTCGGTCCCGATGGCCCCCACCACCGCCGTGGGCGTGCGCACTTCAAACCCGGCCGTGGGCTTGGTCATCTTCACGACGCGCGCACGCATGCGGCCGTAGAGCAGTTCGGCCAGCGACTGTTGCGACTGCGCATCGTGCTTCACCACGCGCAGCTCGGATTCGCTGCCCAGCGTAAGCAGCGAGCCATCCACCAGGCTCAGGCGCATGCGGCCCTGCCGGCTGGTGCGCAGGACGTCGTTCCAGGCTACCGGATCAGGGACCCGGGCCTCTGCCGTCGCCGCGGCCCGGGTGATGAAGCCTTCAGGCAGCACTCGCGCCACCTTGCCCGCATCCTCGGCCAGGAGCGGCGGACGCCAAAGAAAAACCACGAAGGTCGCCAACAGGAGCCGGTGCATGGTTTCAACCTCCCGGGGATTTTATGCCGGGTGTGACCACTCGGAACCGAGAAATCGGCGCGTACGATGTTGCTCTCTGCCTACACTTCGTCACTCCAATGTCGGATCAAAGGTGCGGGAGGTTACTTACAATAAACCATACGTTCATCCCAAAAACCGCATTCTGAGCCGCGGTTCAGGCATATAATTTGCTAAGGGCCAGCGGCGAAAGGAGTTAGCTACAGCCGCTCCTACAGCCTGTGGAACGTAACTTGCATCTTAACACCGAGCCCCCGAATCCAAGGGGTAACGGCCGCGCCGCGCGCGCGACGAAGGGTTCGTTGAAGCGAGAGCTGCAAGTCCGCCTGACTGCCGCCGTGCTCGGGCTGTTCACGGTGGCCGCGATCATCTTCGCGTGGACCAACTGGCAGCAGGAGCAGCGCTACCCCGTCCCCGACGACGGCGTCTGGTGGGTGGAAAGTGATGCCGGGTTGCGCGCCGAACGGGTCCTGCCGGGCGGACCTGGCGAAAAGGCCGGCATTCGAGTCGGCGACCGGCTGGCCGCTGTCAATCAGCAGCCGGTAAGCAAAGTGGGCGCGCTGAACCGCGCCATGTACCGCGCCGGCATCTGGACCAAGGCTACCTACAGCCTGGTGCGCCAGCAGGTCCCGCTCGATGTGCCCGTCATCCTCGCACCTGCCGACAAGAGCCTGAACGCCGGCCTGCGCCTGATCGCGCTGGTGTATCTCGGCATCGGCATGTACATCCTGTTGCGCCGCTGGACCGCGCCCAAGTCCACGCACTTTTACGTCTTCTGCCTGGTCTCGTTCATCTTCTATTCCTTCAAGTACACGGGAAAGCTCTCGCCCGTGGACCAGTCGTGGAGCGACTTTGATCAGATCGTTTACTGGTCGAACGTCGTCGCCGGACTGCTGCAGCCGGCGCTCTTCCTGCACTTCGCCCTGACCTTCCCGGAGAACAAGGAATTCGTGCGCCGCCACCGCTGGCTTCCGGCGGCCGTGTACGCTCCGGGCGCCGGGCTGCTGCTGATCCAGGTCTTTGCTGTCACGCAGCTCGCAGGCAACGAGCTGCTGCGCTGGAACCTGGACCGCCTTCAGTTGGTCTATTTGGTGGTCTGCTTCGCCATCGCAGCCGGGATCCTGTGGCACACCTACCGCCACGCCGATACGCCCATCCTCCGCCAGCAGATGAAGTGGGTGACGCGCGGCACCGTGCTGGCCATCACGCCCTTCACCCTTCTCTACGTGCTGCCCTATCTGGCGGGCGCGCTGCCCACGGGGTGGATGAAGATCTCGGCCTTCTCCCTGGTCTTCCTGCCGCTGACCTTCGGCTACGCCATCGTGCGCTATCGGCTGATGGACGTGGACCTGATCTTCAAGCGCGGCATGGCCTACACGCTGGCTACCGCAGCCATCGTGGGCGTGTTTTTCGGGATGGTCGGGCTGGTGGCCGAGCTCGTGCACACGCAACTGCCCGGCACCGGCACCTACGGCCTGATCGCCGCCATCATCGTGACCGCGCTGCTGTTCGAACCCTTCAAGAAGTGGATCCAGGAGCGGTTGGACCGCGTTTTCTACCGCCGCCGCTACGACTATCGCCAGACGCTCATCGAGTTCGGCCGCGAGCTGAA is from Terriglobales bacterium and encodes:
- a CDS encoding FecR family protein codes for the protein MHRLLLATFVVFLWRPPLLAEDAGKVARVLPEGFITRAAATAEARVPDPVAWNDVLRTSRQGRMRLSLVDGSLLTLGSESELRVVKHDAQSQQSLAELLYGRMRARVVKMTKPTAGFEVRTPTAVVGAIGTEFAIDATRSSAAANQINTLADLTPGALPGPNMQQPTLADFHAVEETIVYGLERITGVRNIDPKVVGVVYLLAGEFTIVRRGHPPTPPRPAQPGALPLSPGPFDFEPDCGGAVDLTQMDGDDKDDLKYEVTGLGTSTGEAFQVRVRNLRPCPVEVFVPHGAVLKPKGFIGRVIAGILGGGGPALKDFQKMMTEGTTAEVAARSVSPPGAMHFAVPESGEATFNLRAFCLELEKLAPARNTSYKFASPKESGEELRSRRLISSAYTQFLTGQARPKLTTLDSLMQWSIWASQEKMDEKKFRRAFTDLVEKNMKAQKKWNKEAEKQAEAAAADLWQNVSKVLAATP